Proteins encoded by one window of Paroedura picta isolate Pp20150507F chromosome 11, Ppicta_v3.0, whole genome shotgun sequence:
- the UBA6 gene encoding ubiquitin-like modifier-activating enzyme 6 has translation MAADSMEIDDALYSRQRYVLGDTAMQKMAQSCVFLSGMGGLGVEIAKNIVLAGIKALTIHDTQQCKSWDLGTNFFVREDDVLNCRHRAEAVLPYVAELNPYVQVLSSTTPLNETTDLSFLRQYQCVVVTEMKLSLQKKINDFCHAQHPPIKFISADVYGIWARLFCDFGEEFEVLDTTGEEPKEIFISNITQSNPGIITCLDNNPHKLESGQFVTFREINGMSCLNGSMHQIAVVSPYSFSIGDTTDMEPYLHGGIAVQVKTPKTFHFERLGKQLINPTYLVADFSKPESPLQIHLAMLALDQFQESFARLPNPGCLQDAEEMLKMARTLREKLESQPQVNEDVVRWLSRTAQGSLAPLAAALGGIASQEVLKAVTGKFSPLQQWLYLDALELVTSLEKAGDEEFLPRGDRYDALRACIGENLCRKLHNLNVFLVGCGAIGCEMLKNFALLGVGTGWERGMVTLTDPDLIEKSNLNRQFLFRPHHIEKPKSCTAAAATLRINGQMKIEPHLNKVCPATEHIYSDDFYTKHDVVVTALDNVEARRYIDSRCLANLCPLLDSGTMGTKGHTEIIVPQLTESYNSHRDPPEEEIPFCTLKSFPAATEHTIQWARDKFESAFTHKPSLFNKFWQTYKSAEEVLQRIKSGESLEGSFQVIKCLSRRPRNWQQCVELARLKFEKYFNHKALQLLHSFPLDTRLKDGSLFWQSPKRPPFPIRFEFGDTLHYSFIVSTAKLFATIYCIPLTEKDMSEETILNIISGVKIQEFRPSNKVVQTDETLRKPDPIPVSSEDERNAVLQLESAILANEATRSDLQMKELTFEKDDDNNGHIDFITAASNLRARMYNIEPADRLKTKRIAGKIIPAIATSTAAVAGLVALELIKVVGGYPFQAYKNCFFNLAIPIIVFTETAEVRKTAIRNGISFTIWDRWTIYGKDDFTLLDFINAVKEKYGIEPTMVVQGVKMLYVPVMPGHVKRLKLTMQKLVKPSADKKYVDLTVSFAPVTDGEEDLPGPPVRYYFAHEDN, from the exons ATGGCAGCAGATTCCATGGAAATTGATGATGCTCTGTACAG CCGGCAGAGGTATGTCCTTGGAGACACCGCTATGCAGAAGATGGCTCAGTCCTGTGTGTTCTTGAGCGGAATGGGGGGTCTTGGAGTGGAGATTG cTAAGAACATAGTTCTTGCAGGAATAAAG GCTCTCACCATTCATGATACCCAGCAATGCAAGTCATGGGATTTAGGAACTAACTTCTTTGTTCGTGAAGACGACGTTCTGAATTGCAGACATAG GGCGGAGGCAGTGCTTCCTTACGTTGCGGAACTGAACCCATATGTCCAGGTCCTGTCATCAACGACCCCACTCAATGAAACAACAGATCTCTCTTTCCTCCGACAGTACCAG TGTGTCGTAGTAACGGAGATGAAGTTGTCACTGCAGAAGAAGATCAATGACTTTTGCCATGCGCAGCACCCACCCATTAAG TTCATCAGCGCAGATGTGTATGGCATCTGGGCACGCTTGTTCTGCGACTTTGGAGAAGAATTTGAAGTCCTGGACACCACAGGGGAGGAaccaaaagaaatatttatttcaaacataaCACAG TCCAATCCTGGTATCATCACTTGCTTGGATAATAATCCACATAAACTTGAATCTGGACAGTTTGTAACTTTTCGGGAAATTAATGGCATGTCGTGTTTAAATGGATCTATGCATCAAATAGCTg TGGTATCGCCTTATTCTTTCAGTATTGGAGATACTACAGATATGGAGCCTTACTTACATGGTGGTATAGCTGTCCAAGTAAAGACGCctaaaacatttcatttt GAACGACTGGGGAAGCAGTTAATCAATCCAACATACCTTGTGGCGGACTTCAGCAAACCTGAG TCCCCTCTGCAGATTCACCTTGCCATGCTGGCcttggatcagtttcaggagagTTTTGCTCGCCTGCCAAACCCTGG GTGCCTTCAGGATGCGGAAGAGATGCTGAAGATGGCAAGGACCTTGAgggagaagctggagagccaa CCTCAAGTGAACGAGGACGTCGTAAGGTGGCTGTCCAGAACGGCGCAGGGATCTTTGGCGCCCCTCGCAGCAGCCCTTGGGGGCATCGCCAGCCAAGAAGTCTTGAAAGCCGTGACGGGGAAGTTCTCGCCTCTGCAGCAGTGG ctGTATCTTGATGCCTTGGAATTGGTCACGTCTCTCGAAAAGGCCGGTGATGAAGAATTCCTTCCAAG GGGAGACAGATATGACGCCTTACGGGCCTGCATTGGGGAGAACTTGTGCCGGAAGCTTCACAATCTGAATGTTTTCTTA GTTGGCTGTGGTGCGATCGGCTGTGAAATGTTAAAAAATTTTGCGCTCCTTGGTGTTGGCACCGGCTGGGAGCGTGGCATG GTTACACTCACAGACCCGGACTTAATTGAAAAATCCAACCTAAACAGGCAGTTTCTCTTCCGGCCGCACCACATAGAG AAGCCCAAAAGTTGTACTGCTGCAGCAGCAACCCTGCGCATTAATGGCCAGATGAAGATAGAACCACATCTCAACAAAGTGTGCCCTGCGACTGAGCATATATACAGTGATGACTTTTATACCAAGCACGACGTCGTGGTCACGGCACTCGACAATGTGGAGGCCAGGAGATACATCGACAG CCGCTGCCTAGCAAACCTGTGTCCTCTCTTAGATTCGGGGACCATGGGGACCAAAGGGCATACGGAAATCATCGTGCCTCAGCTAACAGAATCCTACAACAGTCAT CGAGATCCACCAGAAGAGGAAATCCCATTTTGCACTTTGAAGTCTTTCCCAGCAGCCACTGAACACACAATCCAGTGGGCAAGAGACAAG TTTGAAAGTGCTTTTACGCACAAGCCTTCCCTGTTCAACAAGTTCTGGCAAACCTACAAATCCGCAGAAGAAGTGTTACAG AGAATAAAATCTGGAGAGAGTTTGGAAGGCTCTTTTCAGGTGATCAAATGCCTCAGCAGAAGACCAAGAAACTGGCAGCAGTGTGTTGAGCTAGCAAGATTGAAATTTGAGAAGTATTTTAATCATAAG GCCCTCCAGTTGCTTCATTCGTTCCCCCTCGATACCCGATTAAAAGACGGCA GTCTGTTTTGGCAGTCACCAAAGAGGCCGCCCTTTCCAATTCGATTTGAGTTCGGTGATACTTT GCATTATAGCTTCATAGTGAGTACGGCTAAGCTGTTTGCAACAATATACTGTATTCCACTTACAGAAAAG GACATGTCAGAAGAAACCATTTTAAACATAATTTCTGGGGTGAAGATTCAAGAGTTCCGACCTTCTAACAAG GTGGTACAAACCGATGAAACGCTGAGGAAGCCGGATCCGATCCCTGTCAGCAGTGAGGATGAGAGGAATGCCGTCCTGCAGCTGGAGAGCGCCATTTTGGCCAATGAAGCCACCCGCA GTGACTTGCAAATGAAGGAACTTACCTTTGAAAAGGATGACGACAATAATGGCCATATAGATTTTATAACTGCTGCATCTAATCTACGAGCCAGAATGTATAATATTGAGCCAGCAGACCGGCTCAAAACAAAGCGGATTGCTGGGAAGATCATCCCCGCCATTGCAACTTCTACAGCTGCTGTCGCTGGCTTG GTTGCTTTGGAATTGATCAAAGTTGTGGGGGGCTATCCTTTTCAAGCATATAAGAACTGTTTTTTCAACTTGGCCATTCCAATCATAGTCTTTACAGAAACAGCTGAAGTGAGAAAGACAGCGATAAG AAATGGAATATCATTTACAATCTGGGATAGATGGACAATTTATGGGAAAGACGATTTCACACTCTTGGACTTCATCAATGCTGTCAAG GAGAAATACGGGATTGAGCCTACCATGGTGGTCCAGGGAGTTAAAATGCTGTATGTCCCTGTCATGCCTGGCCATGTGAAGAGACTGAAGCTGAC